A part of Deinococcus multiflagellatus genomic DNA contains:
- a CDS encoding heavy metal translocating P-type ATPase: MTPPRVADPSVHNAPSLTYFVEGMDCASCVQKVERMVAGLPGTGEVSTSFTRQTLSLQLNEAQTPRRTLEGHLRSLGYQPALLSAGPHPAAAGDHAGHPHGHSHDHGHHVTPAGTPWYRTGQGRLVVLSGTLLLLAWLFGRFEPALATAGYVAATLLGVWPLARKAAASLRLGDPFSINLLVSLAAIGAVAIGEAAEGAVVVFFFAVGELLEGVAAGRARAGIQALAALTPKTALLVEGQGTREVAAEQVQVGQTVQVNPGGRVPADGVILSGTSSLDDSPVTGESVPVAKGPGDAVYAGSINTDGTLRLRVDRAAADNTIARIIHLVEAAESSKAPTARFIDRFSRWYTPGVVLVSALVAAVPPLMLGGVWHDWLYKGISLLLIGCPCALVLSVPAAITSAISAGTRRGLLIKGGAALETIGRVRTVAFDKTGTLTAGRPQVTDVVGLTVPREEVLRLAASVESGSSHPLARAITQAAQQAGLAPAPATAAQALPGRGAVATVEGRALGVVAPRHALSVGTLAPEVQRTVTALEEQGRTVTVLLDGATPLGLLAMRDEPRPDARAALAQLRALGLNTVMLTGDNARTAQAIAQDLGLSVQAELLPDDKLRQIAALRAQGGVAMVGDGINDAPALAQSDVGIAMGSGTDVALETADAALLQERVGGVAELVELSRATMTNIKLNLAFALGLKALFLITTLLGFTNLWMAILADTGATALVTANALRLLRWTPRGLSTSHLKVTQTKRAPVSSGRTPV, from the coding sequence ATGACGCCCCCCCGCGTGGCCGATCCCTCTGTGCACAACGCGCCTTCTCTGACCTACTTCGTGGAGGGCATGGACTGCGCCAGTTGCGTGCAGAAGGTCGAGCGCATGGTGGCCGGCCTACCGGGCACAGGCGAAGTCAGCACCAGTTTCACGCGTCAGACCCTGTCGCTGCAGCTGAATGAGGCGCAGACGCCGCGCCGCACCCTGGAGGGCCACCTGCGCTCCCTGGGCTACCAGCCGGCGCTGCTGTCGGCTGGCCCGCACCCGGCCGCGGCGGGCGACCATGCGGGCCACCCCCATGGCCACAGCCATGACCACGGCCACCACGTAACCCCCGCAGGCACGCCCTGGTACCGCACTGGTCAGGGGCGGCTGGTGGTGCTGTCCGGCACCCTGCTGCTGCTGGCGTGGCTGTTCGGGCGCTTTGAGCCGGCCCTGGCCACGGCCGGTTATGTGGCGGCCACCCTGCTGGGGGTCTGGCCGCTGGCCCGCAAAGCGGCTGCCAGCCTGCGCCTGGGCGATCCATTCAGTATCAACCTGCTGGTGAGCCTGGCGGCCATCGGGGCCGTGGCCATCGGGGAGGCGGCGGAGGGGGCAGTCGTGGTGTTCTTCTTTGCCGTGGGCGAACTGCTTGAAGGGGTGGCGGCCGGGCGGGCGCGCGCCGGCATTCAGGCGCTGGCCGCGCTCACCCCCAAAACGGCCCTGCTGGTCGAGGGCCAGGGCACCCGGGAAGTGGCCGCCGAGCAGGTGCAGGTGGGCCAGACGGTGCAGGTCAACCCCGGTGGCCGCGTGCCAGCCGACGGCGTCATTCTGAGTGGCACCTCCAGCCTTGATGACAGCCCGGTGACAGGCGAAAGCGTGCCTGTGGCCAAAGGCCCCGGAGACGCGGTGTATGCCGGGAGCATCAACACTGACGGGACCCTGCGCCTGCGGGTGGACCGGGCCGCCGCCGACAACACCATTGCCCGCATCATCCATCTGGTGGAGGCGGCCGAGAGCAGCAAGGCGCCCACGGCGCGGTTTATTGACCGCTTCAGCCGCTGGTACACCCCGGGCGTGGTGCTGGTGTCGGCGCTGGTGGCGGCGGTGCCGCCCCTGATGCTGGGCGGCGTCTGGCACGACTGGCTGTACAAGGGCATCAGCCTGCTGCTGATCGGCTGCCCGTGTGCCCTGGTCCTGAGTGTGCCGGCCGCCATCACCAGCGCCATCAGCGCGGGCACCCGGCGCGGCCTGCTGATCAAGGGCGGCGCCGCCCTGGAAACCATTGGCCGGGTGAGGACCGTGGCGTTCGACAAAACCGGCACCCTGACTGCCGGACGCCCCCAGGTCACCGACGTCGTGGGCCTGACCGTGCCCCGCGAAGAGGTGCTGCGTCTGGCGGCCTCGGTTGAATCGGGCAGCAGCCACCCCCTGGCGAGGGCCATCACGCAGGCGGCGCAGCAGGCCGGGCTTGCCCCCGCGCCCGCCACCGCCGCCCAGGCCCTCCCCGGCCGGGGCGCCGTGGCCACCGTGGAGGGCCGCGCGCTGGGCGTGGTGGCGCCCCGCCACGCGCTCAGCGTGGGGACGCTGGCCCCAGAGGTGCAGCGCACCGTCACGGCCCTGGAAGAGCAGGGGCGCACCGTTACTGTGCTGCTGGACGGCGCAACGCCCCTGGGCCTGCTGGCCATGCGCGACGAACCCCGGCCCGACGCCCGCGCCGCCCTGGCGCAGTTGCGGGCGCTGGGCCTGAACACCGTGATGCTGACCGGCGACAATGCCCGCACCGCCCAGGCCATTGCCCAGGACCTGGGCCTGAGCGTGCAGGCCGAACTGCTGCCAGACGACAAACTGCGCCAGATCGCGGCCCTGCGGGCCCAGGGCGGGGTGGCGATGGTGGGCGACGGCATCAACGACGCGCCCGCGCTGGCTCAGAGTGACGTCGGGATCGCCATGGGCAGCGGCACCGACGTGGCGCTGGAAACCGCCGACGCCGCCCTGCTGCAGGAGCGGGTGGGCGGCGTGGCGGAGCTGGTGGAACTCTCGCGGGCCACCATGACCAACATCAAGCTGAATCTGGCGTTTGCCCTGGGGCTCAAGGCCCTGTTTCTGATCACCACCCTGCTG
- a CDS encoding deoxyguanosinetriphosphate triphosphohydrolase family protein, whose product MQTHDFERQYGSPDPSDQRSPAQRDRDRVLYAEEFRRLAGVTQVLSGAGHAFHNRLTHTLETAQISRRMAERLRERALALGQPERAAQIDPDVVETAALIHDLGHPIFGHLGEHELDVLARAAGDPDGFEGNAQSFRIVTRLAMQSGAYPGLNLTRRTLRASLKYPNLRAPAPVGGQPPSKAHLKFGAYRDDAASFHFAREGAEHLGPSLEAQLMDYADDIAYSMSDLMDFYKAGMLPLADLGDPQAFEAFFTQHRDEIVCGLVLADEQQTRAQLRQTLATFDPTPGFDGSRADVLNLRARISGCIGRFLQVSVDWDDPCGPQLVVPEATRLEINLFKRIIWEYVISHQSIHTQREAHTQVVRTVFGAVLQAVQHGPDGVKDAQLRAFLPPWHLDGTHASHPVRLALDIVAGMSEAQAEAFATRLTTG is encoded by the coding sequence ATGCAGACCCACGATTTCGAGCGGCAGTACGGCAGCCCCGACCCCAGCGACCAGCGGTCCCCGGCGCAGCGGGACCGGGACCGGGTGCTGTATGCCGAAGAGTTCCGGCGGCTGGCCGGGGTGACCCAGGTGCTCAGCGGCGCGGGGCACGCCTTTCACAACCGCCTGACCCACACGCTGGAAACGGCGCAGATCAGCCGCCGCATGGCCGAGCGCCTGCGTGAGCGCGCCCTGGCGCTCGGCCAGCCTGAACGCGCCGCCCAGATTGACCCCGACGTGGTGGAAACCGCCGCCCTGATTCATGACCTGGGCCACCCCATCTTCGGGCACCTGGGGGAACACGAGCTGGACGTGCTGGCGCGTGCGGCGGGCGATCCGGACGGCTTTGAGGGCAACGCCCAGTCGTTCCGGATTGTGACCCGTCTGGCCATGCAAAGTGGCGCCTATCCGGGGCTGAACCTCACCCGGCGCACGCTGCGGGCCAGCCTGAAATACCCCAACCTGCGGGCGCCGGCGCCGGTGGGCGGCCAGCCGCCCAGCAAGGCCCACCTGAAGTTTGGGGCCTACCGGGACGACGCCGCGAGCTTCCACTTTGCGCGCGAAGGCGCCGAGCACCTGGGGCCTTCCCTGGAAGCGCAGCTCATGGACTACGCCGACGACATCGCCTACAGCATGAGCGACTTGATGGACTTCTACAAAGCCGGGATGCTGCCGCTGGCCGACCTCGGTGATCCCCAGGCCTTCGAGGCGTTCTTCACCCAGCACCGGGACGAGATCGTGTGCGGCCTGGTGCTGGCCGACGAGCAGCAGACGCGCGCGCAGTTGCGCCAGACCCTGGCCACCTTTGACCCCACCCCTGGCTTTGACGGCAGCCGCGCCGACGTGCTGAACCTGCGCGCCCGCATCAGTGGGTGCATTGGCCGCTTTCTGCAGGTCAGTGTGGACTGGGACGATCCCTGCGGCCCGCAGCTGGTTGTCCCCGAGGCCACCCGGCTGGAGATCAATCTGTTCAAACGCATCATCTGGGAATACGTCATCAGCCACCAGAGCATTCACACCCAGCGCGAAGCCCACACGCAGGTGGTGCGCACGGTGTTCGGCGCGGTGCTGCAGGCGGTCCAACACGGCCCGGACGGCGTGAAGGACGCGCAGCTGCGGGCATTTCTTCCGCCGTGGCACCTGGACGGCACCCACGCCAGCCACCCGGTGCGGCTGGCGCTGGATATCGTGGCGGGCATGAGCGAGGCCCAGGCCGAAGCCTTCGCCACGCGGCTGACCACGGGCTAA
- a CDS encoding peroxiredoxin, translating into MTLSVGDRVPELKATQDNGRPYVAAPGRWQVLFFFPKTATTHCQLQARRYQALWSEFQALGVDIVGINGDATQEQARFRDLCKLDYPLINDRAQALSGTFGVLDEPWPGEDVRRPRRETFLVAPDGVITDHWTDVSPGEDAATVLDRARERLDAPLAHS; encoded by the coding sequence ATGACCCTTTCCGTTGGTGACCGTGTTCCGGAACTGAAGGCCACGCAGGACAATGGGCGGCCTTATGTGGCGGCGCCCGGCCGCTGGCAGGTGCTGTTCTTTTTTCCGAAAACAGCCACCACCCATTGCCAGTTGCAGGCCCGGCGCTACCAGGCCCTGTGGAGTGAGTTTCAGGCACTGGGCGTGGACATTGTGGGCATCAACGGCGACGCCACCCAGGAGCAGGCGCGCTTTCGGGACCTGTGCAAGCTGGATTACCCCCTGATCAATGACCGCGCCCAGGCGTTAAGTGGGACGTTTGGGGTGCTGGACGAGCCCTGGCCCGGCGAAGACGTGCGGCGCCCACGGCGGGAAACCTTCCTGGTGGCCCCCGACGGCGTGATCACCGACCACTGGACCGACGTGAGCCCCGGTGAGGACGCCGCCACGGTGCTTGACCGCGCCCGCGAGCGGCTGGACGCGCCTCTGGCCCACTCCTGA
- a CDS encoding C2 family cysteine protease, with translation MFDPQKKRSTAVAKSPTSEKPASTAGTARPAHPQPSAAARKTPARPAPPTAGAASTMPFRARRRDQSAHPATSAEVLTDLATLPTPEHLAPERVQQSLQAGTPTLQFKKISGQLYVKKPGESSGIAPGDIMQGSLGNCYLLAGMAALAKTNPEMIKQMITQNKDGSITVRFSSQKPVVGKTYSSINDVPRKDRFVTIQNNFAFLKGSPDPVGAVKVNDLWPLIIEKAFIKEVGGADTAGQGGFSTKVMENYFGIAMMTQGSLPQVPKAELLTYLQAADEKPTIASTGELTEKQNAIASKYKNIVSSHAYAVLGTTQQTVKGKETTMVILFNPWGEKVSVTLSDFQQLFSRIEQSLDEPSRSK, from the coding sequence ATGTTTGATCCTCAGAAGAAACGTTCAACAGCAGTGGCGAAGTCGCCCACCTCAGAAAAACCCGCCTCCACTGCGGGCACGGCGCGGCCTGCGCATCCGCAACCCTCCGCTGCCGCGCGCAAGACCCCGGCACGCCCGGCACCTCCCACAGCCGGTGCGGCCAGCACCATGCCATTCCGGGCGCGGCGGCGTGATCAGTCCGCGCACCCTGCAACCTCCGCAGAGGTGCTCACAGACCTGGCCACGCTGCCCACCCCAGAACACTTGGCACCGGAACGGGTCCAGCAGAGCTTGCAAGCGGGCACGCCCACGTTGCAGTTCAAGAAGATCTCAGGCCAGCTGTACGTGAAAAAGCCGGGTGAGTCGTCGGGTATCGCGCCGGGCGACATCATGCAGGGCTCGCTGGGCAACTGTTACCTGCTCGCCGGCATGGCCGCCCTGGCCAAAACGAACCCGGAGATGATCAAACAGATGATCACGCAGAACAAGGACGGCTCGATCACGGTCCGCTTCAGCTCACAGAAGCCGGTGGTGGGCAAGACCTATTCGAGTATCAATGATGTGCCGCGCAAGGACCGGTTCGTGACCATCCAGAACAACTTCGCCTTCCTCAAGGGCAGCCCGGATCCGGTCGGCGCCGTGAAAGTCAACGACCTCTGGCCCCTGATCATCGAGAAGGCCTTCATCAAGGAGGTGGGGGGCGCGGACACGGCGGGGCAGGGTGGCTTCTCCACGAAAGTGATGGAGAACTACTTCGGCATTGCGATGATGACGCAGGGGTCGCTCCCACAAGTGCCGAAGGCGGAACTGCTCACCTACCTGCAGGCAGCCGATGAAAAGCCGACCATTGCCAGTACCGGCGAGCTGACCGAGAAGCAGAACGCCATCGCCTCGAAATATAAGAATATTGTCTCGAGTCATGCGTACGCGGTGCTGGGCACCACGCAGCAGACGGTGAAGGGCAAGGAGACGACCATGGTCATTCTCTTCAATCCCTGGGGCGAGAAGGTCAGTGTGACGCTGAGCGACTTCCAGCAGCTGTTCTCCAGGATCGAACAGAGTCTGGATGAGCCGAGCCGGAGCAAATGA
- a CDS encoding GGDEF domain-containing protein, whose product MPGPPRQGCVSAAHPSPLPALFEATMSLPTRSPRHQLQRALCPLLTALPLATLLLGLVGGAATNVAQAGAFLALLGLTALLNHRWCGWGSALFLLVMPLWLVWFVQAPGFGATFLPGVTGYGAVLILLSAFCAVWFPVRGVAVFVLYGAAVAALGFPRSPLDWLGMVWFLLVALLVGFALAWLLGCADQMVRQLGSAARRDPLTGLGNRRAFEEALRAAWTRHPGTLALALIDVDGLKTVNDERGHAAGDQVLQLFAQGLQTHLPATHGLYRIGGDEYVALCTRRGVDALHRAIEAATAQVRQQGFPLVGASVGVACSTETAAPETLLTLADGRMYRDKHRKYPARSRPRTRGPWEEQAATLG is encoded by the coding sequence ATGCCTGGGCCCCCGCGCCAGGGCTGTGTTTCAGCTGCCCATCCCTCCCCTCTTCCCGCGCTGTTCGAGGCCACCATGTCGCTGCCCACCCGCTCGCCGCGCCACCAACTTCAACGGGCGCTCTGCCCGCTCCTGACCGCCCTGCCGCTGGCCACCCTGCTGCTGGGGCTGGTGGGCGGGGCGGCCACCAACGTCGCCCAGGCGGGCGCCTTTCTGGCGCTGCTGGGGCTCACGGCGCTGCTGAATCACCGCTGGTGCGGCTGGGGCAGCGCCCTGTTTTTGCTGGTGATGCCGCTGTGGCTGGTGTGGTTTGTGCAGGCGCCGGGCTTCGGCGCCACCTTTCTGCCGGGCGTGACTGGCTACGGCGCGGTGCTGATCCTGCTCAGCGCGTTTTGCGCGGTGTGGTTTCCGGTCCGGGGCGTGGCCGTCTTTGTGCTGTATGGCGCGGCGGTCGCCGCCCTGGGCTTTCCCCGCAGTCCCCTGGACTGGCTGGGCATGGTGTGGTTCTTGCTGGTGGCGCTGCTGGTGGGCTTTGCCCTGGCGTGGCTGCTGGGCTGCGCCGACCAGATGGTGCGTCAGCTGGGCAGCGCGGCCCGGCGCGACCCCCTGACGGGCCTGGGCAACCGCCGCGCCTTTGAAGAAGCCCTGCGCGCCGCCTGGACCCGCCACCCCGGCACCCTGGCCCTGGCCCTGATTGATGTGGACGGCCTGAAAACGGTCAACGACGAGCGTGGCCACGCGGCCGGCGATCAGGTGCTGCAGCTGTTTGCCCAGGGCCTGCAGACGCACCTGCCCGCCACCCACGGCCTGTACCGCATCGGCGGCGACGAGTACGTGGCGCTGTGCACCCGGCGCGGGGTGGACGCCCTGCACCGCGCCATCGAGGCGGCCACCGCCCAGGTGCGCCAGCAGGGTTTCCCGCTGGTGGGCGCCAGCGTGGGCGTGGCCTGCAGCACCGAAACGGCCGCGCCCGAAACCCTGCTGACCCTGGCCGACGGGCGCATGTACCGGGACAAGCACCGCAAGTACCCTGCCCGCAGCCGCCCCCGCACCCGCGGTCCCTGGGAGGAACAGGCCGCCACCCTGGGGTAA